A genomic region of bacterium contains the following coding sequences:
- a CDS encoding carboxypeptidase regulatory-like domain-containing protein: MKKILALTLMASLLVMAGCGGGDDDDQYFSKNRGGSSASSGSGGSGASGPTGTASIAGKVVLTGKAAPNEVITFDADPVCKSQHATAGHNEVVLTDAKGDLANVFVYVKDGAANYPAPSTPVTLLQKGCLYHPRVMGIQVNQPLIIMNGDPTLHNVHCMAKINDAFNVGQPSQNMTSEKKFDKPEVLVPFKCDVHSWMHADIGVVSNPFFAITGTDGTFKIAGLPAGTYSLVAVHEKYGESQPTQVTVKDGEAATANFTFAAQ, encoded by the coding sequence ATGAAAAAGATTCTGGCCTTGACGCTGATGGCCTCCCTCCTGGTGATGGCGGGCTGCGGCGGGGGCGACGATGACGACCAATACTTCTCCAAGAACCGGGGCGGTTCCTCCGCTTCCTCCGGCTCAGGCGGCTCGGGGGCCTCGGGCCCGACCGGCACCGCCAGCATCGCCGGGAAGGTGGTCCTGACCGGCAAGGCGGCGCCCAATGAGGTCATCACTTTCGACGCGGACCCGGTCTGCAAGTCCCAGCATGCCACCGCCGGCCACAACGAGGTGGTCCTCACCGACGCCAAGGGCGACCTGGCCAATGTCTTCGTTTACGTGAAGGACGGGGCGGCCAACTACCCGGCCCCCTCCACTCCGGTCACGCTCCTGCAAAAAGGCTGTCTCTACCATCCCCGGGTCATGGGGATCCAGGTGAACCAGCCCCTTATCATCATGAACGGGGATCCGACCCTGCATAACGTCCATTGCATGGCCAAGATCAACGACGCCTTCAACGTGGGCCAGCCCAGCCAGAACATGACGAGCGAGAAGAAGTTCGATAAACCCGAAGTGCTCGTCCCTTTCAAGTGCGACGTCCACAGCTGGATGCACGCCGACATCGGCGTGGTCTCCAATCCCTTCTTCGCCATTACGGGCACCGACGGGACCTTCAAGATCGCCGGCCTCCCGGCGGGGACCTACAGCCTGGTGGCGGTGCACGAGAAGTACGGCGAATCCCAACCCACGCAGGTCACGGTGAAGGACGGGGAGGCCGCGACGGCCAACTTCACTTTCGCCGCCCAATAA
- a CDS encoding c-type cytochrome yields the protein MADFKDERAYDSKTLVRWFLVSSLLLWVCVVIMAIKDYDRSWKHYERSFNNMVRKHTASQWHEAGDQISVDDYWALKGQVAKAEGDLKADKVKIDELTNKGADLDAKIFKKNKFEYQALKAQIGADSFVYGEAMKNGEEAEAEKLKKTLDAENDRANALNQQVFEMTQERDQITKDLASIESKKTEAEQKLQKLTANFDALKTKVHSLNPPFRLFNANTWGPYILFHIRNAMFLDFMAPTIQVQQVVLKNLPEDLYFAKTMRVDRCMSCHLGIDKKGFDEAHYPGIPKVFRSHPNLELYVGSTSPHPMEKVGCTVCHGGMGQALDFNTAAHVANDEQEAKVWHKKYGWAEPEGVQSMMMPLKFTEGSCLKCHGTQEHVNFAPKLNRGRELMATRGCVGCHKVQNLEGLTKAGPELYKVKGKLKKDFVLKWVWNPTGYNPKAKMPAFFGQTNNSDPDTMAKNKAELNAIVDYIYDKSEDYQPPYGAPGGSVAAGKKLFKEVGCLACHGINDVTSMHADFAPDLSSVGSKLTASFIYSWVKNPQHFNPDTRMPSLRLSDREAADITAYLMSKKNKDFEQTLPPAFDPAVRDALLADYLAPQEGQSAANAHVLNLDEHDRMMLLGERALNKYACFACHMIKGFETTPGIGTELTTWASKRVTQLDFGFTDEKLIPHTHEGFLYAKLSNPRQFDKDKVVAFADKLRMPNFHLDEEDKESIMTAVLGLSQTYIPDEMMAGIHGDGPLLEKGRRVIADFNCRGCHLIEASGKSIDEMLDQGQGGRILGMYKKEGIDYSMGPPNLNTEGAKLQVDWFHDFLTGVHPIRPWLHIRMPSFPWTEEKVSKVITYFNLKDDQVFPFKNVKTHKLTGNDLAEAKALFTKLQCQKCHIVGSHIPPDINSAAPDLLQVHKRLNPDWVVRWLENPSAIMPDTRMTGFWPKGDDGKEIVPDPKAFGGDGLKQREALRDYLFMLGKGQAN from the coding sequence CGAGGGCGACCTGAAGGCCGATAAGGTCAAGATCGACGAACTGACCAACAAGGGCGCGGACCTGGACGCGAAGATCTTCAAGAAGAACAAGTTCGAATACCAGGCCTTGAAGGCCCAGATCGGCGCGGATAGCTTCGTTTATGGCGAGGCCATGAAGAACGGGGAGGAAGCCGAGGCCGAGAAGCTGAAGAAAACCCTGGATGCGGAGAACGACCGGGCCAACGCCTTGAACCAGCAGGTTTTTGAGATGACCCAGGAGCGGGATCAGATCACCAAGGACCTGGCTTCCATCGAGTCCAAGAAGACCGAGGCCGAACAGAAGCTGCAAAAGTTAACGGCCAATTTCGACGCCTTGAAGACCAAGGTCCACTCCCTCAATCCTCCCTTCCGCCTTTTCAACGCGAACACCTGGGGCCCCTACATCCTTTTCCATATCCGTAACGCCATGTTCCTGGACTTCATGGCCCCCACGATCCAGGTCCAACAGGTGGTCCTGAAGAACCTGCCCGAGGACCTTTATTTCGCCAAGACCATGCGGGTGGACCGTTGCATGTCCTGCCATCTGGGGATCGACAAGAAAGGGTTCGATGAGGCGCATTACCCGGGCATCCCGAAGGTCTTCCGGTCCCACCCCAATCTCGAGCTTTACGTGGGGTCCACCAGCCCCCATCCCATGGAGAAGGTCGGTTGCACGGTCTGCCACGGCGGGATGGGACAGGCCCTGGACTTCAATACGGCCGCCCATGTGGCCAATGACGAGCAAGAGGCCAAGGTCTGGCACAAGAAATACGGCTGGGCCGAACCCGAAGGCGTCCAGAGCATGATGATGCCCCTCAAGTTCACCGAAGGGTCCTGCCTGAAATGCCACGGGACCCAGGAACACGTCAATTTCGCCCCCAAGTTGAACCGGGGTCGTGAACTCATGGCGACCCGCGGTTGCGTGGGCTGCCACAAGGTCCAGAACCTGGAGGGCCTCACCAAGGCCGGTCCCGAGCTCTACAAGGTCAAGGGCAAGCTGAAGAAGGATTTCGTCCTCAAGTGGGTCTGGAACCCGACCGGTTATAACCCCAAGGCCAAGATGCCCGCCTTCTTCGGCCAGACGAACAATTCGGATCCCGACACCATGGCCAAGAACAAGGCCGAACTCAACGCCATCGTGGATTACATCTACGACAAATCCGAGGACTACCAGCCTCCCTACGGCGCCCCGGGGGGAAGTGTTGCGGCGGGCAAGAAGCTCTTCAAGGAAGTGGGATGCCTGGCCTGCCATGGCATCAATGACGTCACCAGCATGCACGCCGATTTCGCCCCGGACCTTTCCTCGGTCGGCAGCAAGCTCACGGCCTCCTTCATCTATTCCTGGGTCAAGAATCCCCAGCATTTCAACCCGGATACCCGCATGCCGTCGCTTCGCCTGAGCGACCGGGAGGCGGCCGACATTACCGCCTACCTGATGAGCAAGAAGAACAAGGATTTCGAGCAGACCCTGCCGCCGGCCTTCGACCCGGCGGTCCGGGATGCGCTTTTGGCCGATTACCTGGCGCCTCAGGAAGGCCAGAGCGCGGCCAACGCCCATGTCCTGAACCTGGACGAGCACGACAGAATGATGCTCCTCGGCGAAAGGGCCCTCAACAAATACGCCTGTTTCGCCTGCCACATGATCAAGGGCTTCGAGACCACGCCCGGCATCGGGACCGAGCTCACCACTTGGGCCAGCAAGCGCGTCACCCAGCTCGACTTCGGTTTCACCGATGAGAAGCTCATCCCCCATACCCACGAGGGTTTCCTCTACGCGAAGCTCTCCAATCCGCGCCAGTTCGACAAGGACAAGGTGGTGGCCTTCGCGGACAAATTGCGCATGCCCAACTTCCACTTGGATGAAGAGGATAAGGAATCCATCATGACCGCGGTGCTGGGCCTTTCCCAGACCTACATCCCGGACGAGATGATGGCCGGGATCCATGGCGATGGGCCCCTGTTGGAAAAGGGCCGCCGGGTCATCGCCGACTTCAACTGCCGCGGCTGTCACTTGATCGAGGCCAGTGGGAAATCCATCGACGAGATGCTCGACCAGGGCCAGGGCGGCCGGATCCTGGGGATGTACAAGAAAGAGGGCATCGATTATTCGATGGGGCCCCCGAACCTGAACACCGAGGGCGCCAAGCTCCAGGTCGACTGGTTCCACGACTTCCTGACCGGGGTCCATCCCATCCGGCCTTGGCTCCATATCCGCATGCCCAGCTTCCCCTGGACCGAGGAGAAGGTCAGCAAGGTCATCACCTATTTCAACCTGAAGGACGACCAGGTGTTCCCCTTCAAGAACGTCAAGACCCACAAGCTGACCGGCAACGACCTGGCCGAGGCCAAGGCGCTCTTCACCAAGCTCCAATGCCAGAAGTGCCATATCGTGGGATCCCACATCCCGCCGGACATCAATTCAGCCGCGCCGGACCTCCTGCAGGTCCACAAGCGCTTGAACCCGGATTGGGTGGTCCGTTGGCTGGAGAATCCCTCCGCCATCATGCCGGACACCCGGATGACCGGCTTCTGGCCCAAGGGCGACGACGGCAAGGAGATCGTTCCCGACCCGAAAGCTTTCGGCGGGGACGGCTTGAAACAAAGGGAAGCCCTGCGGGATTATCTCTTCATGTTGGGCAAGGGCCAGGCGAACTAG